From Corallococcus soli, a single genomic window includes:
- a CDS encoding AraC family transcriptional regulator, which translates to MHSIRVVRHASERGGWEMALATPPAHLATLVRDYCGFREATAAPMRRQELPGVQVVLILEFGPLLKHLDDAGRVTRHRSGFTAGLDERWSTTEHGGVSHGVQVNLTPLGARRVFGLPMHELSHRVVGLEDLWGLDARRLVEQLAEAPGWAARFALVDAFLTRRVERGPEVEAGVRWAVERILHAGGNLDIATLAQGLGRSHKHLIHQFHEQVGLPPRRLARLLRFDRAVERLKAGGPVRWAELAVELGYFDQAHLSRDFRQFTGGPPSALLRRSLPDAGGFEAGAQVKSVQEPAWADGQDAR; encoded by the coding sequence ATGCACTCCATCCGCGTGGTGCGCCACGCGTCGGAGCGGGGTGGCTGGGAGATGGCCCTCGCCACGCCGCCCGCGCACCTGGCCACCCTCGTCCGGGACTACTGCGGCTTCCGCGAGGCCACGGCCGCGCCCATGCGCCGGCAGGAGCTGCCCGGCGTCCAGGTGGTGCTCATCCTGGAGTTCGGCCCGCTCCTGAAGCACCTGGACGACGCGGGACGGGTGACGCGGCACCGCTCCGGCTTCACCGCTGGCCTGGACGAGCGCTGGAGCACCACCGAACACGGCGGCGTGTCCCACGGGGTCCAGGTGAACCTGACGCCCCTGGGGGCCCGGCGCGTCTTCGGCCTGCCCATGCATGAGCTGTCGCACCGCGTGGTGGGCCTGGAGGACCTGTGGGGCCTGGACGCGCGGCGCCTGGTGGAGCAGCTCGCGGAAGCGCCCGGCTGGGCGGCTCGCTTCGCGCTCGTGGACGCGTTCCTGACGCGGCGGGTGGAGCGGGGCCCGGAGGTGGAGGCCGGCGTGCGCTGGGCCGTGGAGCGCATCCTCCACGCGGGCGGCAACCTGGACATCGCCACGCTGGCGCAAGGGCTGGGCCGCAGCCACAAGCACCTCATCCACCAGTTCCATGAGCAGGTCGGCCTGCCACCCCGCCGGCTGGCGCGCCTGCTGCGCTTCGACCGCGCGGTGGAGCGGCTGAAGGCTGGCGGGCCGGTGCGTTGGGCGGAGCTGGCGGTGGAGCTGGGCTACTTCGACCAGGCCCACCTGAGCCGGGACTTCCGCCAGTTCACCGGCGGGCCCCCCTCCGCGCTGCTGCGCCGTTCGCTGCCCGACGCGGGCGGCTTCGAAGCGGGGGCGCAGGTGAAATCCGTACAAGAACCGGCCTGGGCGGATGGGCAGGATGCACGGTGA